From Ipomoea triloba cultivar NCNSP0323 chromosome 5, ASM357664v1, the proteins below share one genomic window:
- the LOC116021199 gene encoding protein SIEVE ELEMENT OCCLUSION B-like isoform X1, whose translation MSNQVLSLSTSMISQNHAIDIEEAIIVEHVKATHDPRGEMDVDASSILNFVDDIFNSGSNTILQEATQDKLMLKEYIQNEMPSHVLQLSLKVVACSCLNNTDSHSIAICLLSALSVYPWHTKVVMMLASFAIIYGKLVLSEQMSCSNRKNLKDTSIKSVLDLVKLMVELKHSSPMIVANYWIARFVVAYTRLCILDPESQIELTDEQSMLSTKIKEIMTSGHSLLEAKRREENYQALLHAFNNSSDVLEVLKLIFDIKNDEDKVILYLHWVFYERPSCSTYISSYGAKKRISARQLDMFRREGEKIIFPRGLHMFREKGVLLLISSGEHFPFYAYDVPIDPRGVEMIWVPITKVEKMGIQKIYHYIDSSKKSIMVHHKPVSQAFRRFLKDKCFPAFQAGSDPIVISLDKRGRLVHYNALHMILTWRGQLYEERTMSHDLIPSLENELRERTLGADRVIDDIDTQILDFTRVVRKNINNWVEDIRYKMEKSFLFYNYTSEREQALWDKESWNLKLVASKISYQLNNRIDNEECIFLCGGNDNKQVQEFTLKIQEVCSKTQMNMKITYIGRSEKVKVEMQRVGCLVFSSSGIKEFWRRIQSMALSRIQYLIAMGLGEGNDEIMQGLKKLLAYEAEGSTVGAWALLSKGNRIIACDIGDKMLGVMNEYEKWKDNAQAKGFEHAFRDCYEMLSYSSHTPYQHPCCSLNYPSNCDKILDTESCPQCNHNMHKLVTFSCCHTFEEY comes from the exons ATGTCAAACCAAGTTCTATCTCTATCAACATCAATGATTTCACAAAACCATGCCATTGATATTGAGGAGGCGATTATCGTGGAACATGTTAAGGCTACACATGATCCCAGAGGTGAAATGGATGTCGATGCAAGTTCTATTCTCAATTTCGTTGATGACATTTTCAACTCCGGATCCAATACG ATTCTTCAAGAAGCAACGCAAGACAAGTTAATGCTAAAAGAGTACATCCAGAATGAGATGCCATCTCATGTATTACAACTCTCCTTAAAG gTGGTAGCGTGTAGCTGTTTAAATAATACTGATAGTCACTCAATAGCAATTTGTCTACTAAGTGCACTATCAGTGTATCCATGGCACACTAAGGTAGTAATGATGCTCGCTTCATTTGCGATCATCTATGGAAAGTTGGTTCTTTCAGAGCAAATGTCTTGCTCTAACCGTAAAAATTTAAAGGATACCTCAATAAAGTCTGTCTTGGATCTGGTCAAGCTTATGGTTGAGCTTAAACATTCATCTCCTATGATTGTGGCTAACTATTGGATAGCAAGATTTGTTGTTGCTTATACCCGACTTTGTATTTTGGACCCCGA gTCCCAAATTGAACTAACTGATGAACAGTCCATGTTATCCACCAAAATCAAAGAGATCATGACTTCTGGCCACTCACTACTAG AGGcgaaaaggagagaagaaaaTTATCAAGCATTGTTACATGCTTTTAATAATTCTTCGGATGTTTTGGAGGTtcttaaattaatatttgatatcaaAAATGATGAAGACAAAGTAATTCTTTATCTCCACTGGGTGTTTTATGAG AGACCTAGTTGTTCGACTTATATATCATCATATGGTGCAAAAAAGAGAATTTCCGCACGTCAATTAGATATGTTTCGAAGGGAGGGAGAAAAGATAATTTTCCCACGTGGATTACATATGTTTCGAGAGAAGGGAGTGTTATTGTTAATATCATCTGGCGAACATTTCCCTTTTTATGCATATGATGTGCCTATAGACCCTAGAGGAGTAGAGATGATTTGGGTTCCTATTACAAAGGTTGAGAAGATGGGTAtacaaaaaatttatcattatatAGACTCTTCTAAAAAGAGTATAATGGTTCATCATAAACCAGTTTCACAAGCATTCAGAAGATTTCTTAAAGATAAATGTTTCCCCGCTTTTCAAGCCGGTAGTGATCCTATTGTCATTTCACTGGACAAACGAGGAAGGTTAGTTCATTATAATGCATTGCACATGATACTGACATGGAGAGGTCAACTATATGAAGAGAGAACAATGAGCCATGATTTAATCCCTTCTTTAGAAAATGAGTTGAGGGAAAGGACTTTAGGTGCTGACCGTGTGATTgatgatattgacacacaaataCTTGATTTTACAAGAGTGGTTCGCAAGAACATCAACAATTGGGTGGAGGATATTAGGTACAAAATGGAAAAATCG TTTCTTTTCTACAATTACACAAGTGAGAGAGAGCAAGCTCTATGGGATAAAGAATCTTGGAACCTTAAACTTGTGGCATCTAAGATCTCGTACCAACTTAACAACAGG ATTGATAATGAAGAGTGCATTTTCTTATGTGGAGGCAATGACAATAAACAAGTGCAAGAATTTACACTAAAGATACAGGAAGTTTGTTCCAAAACtcaaatgaatatgaaaattaCCTACATTGGAAGAAGTGAAAAGGTGAAGGTAGAAATGCAAAGGGTGGGTTGTCTTGTATTTTCTTCTTCAGGTATTAAGGAGTTTTGGAGACGAATTCAAAGCATGGCCTTGTCTAGGATTCAATATTTAATTGCAATGGGGCTTGGGGAAGGGAATGATGAAATTATGCAAGGACTCAAAAAATTGTTAGCTTACGAAGCTGAAGGTTCAACTGTCGGAGCATGGGCTTTGTTAAGCAAAGGAAACAGAATAATTGCATGTGATATAGGAGATAAAATGCTTGGAGTCATGAATGAGTACGAGAAATGGAAAGATAACGCACAAGCAAAAGGTTTTGAGCATGCATTTAGAGATTGCTATGAGATGCTTAGTTATTCCTCTCATACTCCATACCAACACCCTTGTTGTTCTCTCAATTATCCTTCTAATTGTGACAAAATTCTAGACACCGAGTCATGCCCTCAGTGTAATCACAACATGCATAAACTTGTCACTTTCTCTTGTTGTCATACTTTTGAAGAGTATTAG
- the LOC116021201 gene encoding uncharacterized protein LOC116021201: MASTTGFRTVFLTKPWRPLPRNRASPSVSFFSARNPQFPHLGCACKLFKPRNRRTHHLNYSDNETPSPDGSETNPPQEAVLKAISEVSKTEGRVGQTTNVVIGGTVHDDSTNEWLVLDKKVNSYPSERVFTAIGTGGDDFVQAMVVAVESVIQQSIPEGQVKQKVSSGGKYVSVNIGPIQVVCSEQVQAVYNAMRQDDRMKYFL; encoded by the exons ATGGCGTCTACAACCGGGTTTAGAACCGTCTTCTTAACGAAGCCATGGCGACCCCTTCCTCGAAACCGAGCGTCCCCCTCCGTTTCATTCTTCTCTGCCCGCAATCCCCAATTTCCGCATTTGGGTTGTGCCTGTAAACTCTTCAAGCCCAGAAATAGAAGGACCCATCATCTTAATTACTCCGATAACGAAACCCCATCTCCGGATGGCTCCGAAACAAATCCTCCTCAAGAAGCTGTTCTCAAGGCAATTTCAG AAGTGTCGAAGACAGAAGGAAGGGTAGGGCAAACCACGAATGTAGTTATTGGAGGGACTGTGCATGATGATTCAACTAATGAGTGGCTTGTTTTGGATAAGAAG GTTAATTCCTATCCATCTGAAAGGGTGTTTACAGCTATTGGTACTGGAGGTGATGATTTTGTGCAGGCTATGGTAGTTGCTGTAGAATCGGTTATTCAACAATCTATCCCCGAG GGGCAGGTGAAGCAGAAGGTTTCCTCGGGGGGCAAGTACGTATCAGTAAATATCGGACCCATACAAGTTGTTTGTAGTGAACAG GTTCAAGCTGTATACAACGCAATGAGGCAAGACGACCGAATGAAATACTTTCTGTAA
- the LOC116021199 gene encoding protein SIEVE ELEMENT OCCLUSION B-like isoform X2 — translation MSNQVLSLSTSMISQNHAIDIEEAIIVEHVKATHDPRGEMDVDASSILNFVDDIFNSGSNTILQEATQDKLMLKEYIQNEMPSHVLQLSLKVVACSCLNNTDSHSIAICLLSALSVYPWHTKVVMMLASFAIIYGKLVLSEQMSCSNRKNLKDTSIKSVLDLVKLMVELKHSSPMIVANYWIARFVVAYTRLCILDPESQIELTDEQSMLSTKIKEIMTSGHSLLEAKRREENYQALLHAFNNSSDVLEVLKLIFDIKNDEDKVILYLHWVFYEFLFYNYTSEREQALWDKESWNLKLVASKISYQLNNRIDNEECIFLCGGNDNKQVQEFTLKIQEVCSKTQMNMKITYIGRSEKVKVEMQRVGCLVFSSSGIKEFWRRIQSMALSRIQYLIAMGLGEGNDEIMQGLKKLLAYEAEGSTVGAWALLSKGNRIIACDIGDKMLGVMNEYEKWKDNAQAKGFEHAFRDCYEMLSYSSHTPYQHPCCSLNYPSNCDKILDTESCPQCNHNMHKLVTFSCCHTFEEY, via the exons ATGTCAAACCAAGTTCTATCTCTATCAACATCAATGATTTCACAAAACCATGCCATTGATATTGAGGAGGCGATTATCGTGGAACATGTTAAGGCTACACATGATCCCAGAGGTGAAATGGATGTCGATGCAAGTTCTATTCTCAATTTCGTTGATGACATTTTCAACTCCGGATCCAATACG ATTCTTCAAGAAGCAACGCAAGACAAGTTAATGCTAAAAGAGTACATCCAGAATGAGATGCCATCTCATGTATTACAACTCTCCTTAAAG gTGGTAGCGTGTAGCTGTTTAAATAATACTGATAGTCACTCAATAGCAATTTGTCTACTAAGTGCACTATCAGTGTATCCATGGCACACTAAGGTAGTAATGATGCTCGCTTCATTTGCGATCATCTATGGAAAGTTGGTTCTTTCAGAGCAAATGTCTTGCTCTAACCGTAAAAATTTAAAGGATACCTCAATAAAGTCTGTCTTGGATCTGGTCAAGCTTATGGTTGAGCTTAAACATTCATCTCCTATGATTGTGGCTAACTATTGGATAGCAAGATTTGTTGTTGCTTATACCCGACTTTGTATTTTGGACCCCGA gTCCCAAATTGAACTAACTGATGAACAGTCCATGTTATCCACCAAAATCAAAGAGATCATGACTTCTGGCCACTCACTACTAG AGGcgaaaaggagagaagaaaaTTATCAAGCATTGTTACATGCTTTTAATAATTCTTCGGATGTTTTGGAGGTtcttaaattaatatttgatatcaaAAATGATGAAGACAAAGTAATTCTTTATCTCCACTGGGTGTTTTATGAG TTTCTTTTCTACAATTACACAAGTGAGAGAGAGCAAGCTCTATGGGATAAAGAATCTTGGAACCTTAAACTTGTGGCATCTAAGATCTCGTACCAACTTAACAACAGG ATTGATAATGAAGAGTGCATTTTCTTATGTGGAGGCAATGACAATAAACAAGTGCAAGAATTTACACTAAAGATACAGGAAGTTTGTTCCAAAACtcaaatgaatatgaaaattaCCTACATTGGAAGAAGTGAAAAGGTGAAGGTAGAAATGCAAAGGGTGGGTTGTCTTGTATTTTCTTCTTCAGGTATTAAGGAGTTTTGGAGACGAATTCAAAGCATGGCCTTGTCTAGGATTCAATATTTAATTGCAATGGGGCTTGGGGAAGGGAATGATGAAATTATGCAAGGACTCAAAAAATTGTTAGCTTACGAAGCTGAAGGTTCAACTGTCGGAGCATGGGCTTTGTTAAGCAAAGGAAACAGAATAATTGCATGTGATATAGGAGATAAAATGCTTGGAGTCATGAATGAGTACGAGAAATGGAAAGATAACGCACAAGCAAAAGGTTTTGAGCATGCATTTAGAGATTGCTATGAGATGCTTAGTTATTCCTCTCATACTCCATACCAACACCCTTGTTGTTCTCTCAATTATCCTTCTAATTGTGACAAAATTCTAGACACCGAGTCATGCCCTCAGTGTAATCACAACATGCATAAACTTGTCACTTTCTCTTGTTGTCATACTTTTGAAGAGTATTAG